ATAAGTGGTTGTCAGAGAAGCAACATCCCTATGCAGCAAAAGTGGACTTACGGAGTAAAAGCAGACCAACCATCTATTTGCAAGGGTTGTTGGCATATTTAAGCATAATCTAGTCACTAGTACCCTGTAACttcaaaaacaaagagataaTCAACTTCCAGTGTCATCAGTGTATCTCTTATTgagatattttttgaaaagctCAAATGGGAACAAACCATATATAAAGATTCAAACAAGGCAGTGTACACCATTAAACTCTTGTATACCTAATTATCACAACCTTTTTATAATTGAAGCTTAGGAATCCttgtttgcattattttttaaattgtaacacagctcagtcttatttttttcctttggcagaAATGTCAGAAACTGCTTGCCAAGAGTCCATGGTGACATTTGTTAGTTGACTAATGGAACACTTTAAGAGATAGCTGTAGCTCTTTAACTCCTTCATGCTGCTGGGTTCTAAGTTTAAactgttatttgaaaatatttaaatctctcAGGACTAAAGCTTTCTGAAATGTCCTGATACACACAAGAAGGAAACAGCAGAAATCACACAAAATACACTTGGCTtgataaagctttttttttttaatcactctaTAACCTTAATTTGAAAGGCTCTGATACATGATCACAACCTTCTATCTTACCCTCTTGTTTGTATATGTGCACTCTTAGAGGGGCACAGTTATTCTGACACTACTGACTGAACAATTTGGGGCCCACTTTTTAAAAGGCTTCCTACTTTTAACAGCATGAGGACCCTGCTTTGGAACCACTATTCAAGTCAATAGTGTGACCTAACATACAATGTTCCAGCTGTTCCTCTACAGCCAACACCTGCCTGACAGCTTCTTCAAAGGCCACTGTCACATTGGTATCATCTTTGGCACTTGTTTCTAGATAAGGGTAATCCCCATTCTCCATGCACCAGGCTTGTGCCTCCTCAGTTGTCACTTGCCTGTCCTCTTTGTCTACCTTGTTACCCAGAACTACAAAGGGGAAGTGCTCAGGGTCTTTCACATCTGCATAGTAGATGAATTCTTTCTGCCAGTTACCAAGGTTCTCAAAGCTCTGCCGGTCATCCACGCTGAAGGTCAAGAGGCAGCAGTCTGCTCCCCTGTAGAAGGGTGTCCTAAGGCTCTTGAAACGCTCCTGCCCTGCAGTATCCCAGATCTGGAGAGTTACAAAACGTCCATCCACCTCCAGATCTCGATTTAAGAACTCTACCCCTATGGTGTGAAAAGCCTGGGAGTCAAATTTATTGGTTACATAACGGTTCATAAGTGAGCTTTTCCCAACTCCACCATCACCCAGGAGAATAACCTTTAAGAGCAAGGATTTCCCACTCATTGTTGCAGCACCAGATGGGAAGGAGTTTATAACCTAGagaacctgaaaataaaataaaaagtaggagGGAAAACAGTTAAACTTGAAACTGAAATTAACTTCATAGTAAATTTCTCTGAATTATATGGCCTACTAGTTTAACTTCTCTTGATTCATGCTCATTAATTATATAGTACAGTAGAAGGAATAAAATCCCTTTGCATACAAAGGAAACTAGGTCTTGGTTTTCTGAGGTCTTTTGCCTGTGCCAGGAAAATGGCTGAATGCCATGGGTAAATGGACTAGCAGATGGTGTTATAATTTGGTTAGTTCTGACCCTATTCTAGGGGAGAGAGTCTAGAAAAGGAATACCACTCAAATGTACAACCATATTATTAGTTTCCAATTTGACAGTTCCAAACAAGAGGCAAATAGTACAAAACTGATTTGGAATTTGAAGTCTGTTCATGATGGACCCAAGAATTATTGAGGAGAGAAAGTTGTATaagctaaaattttaatttcatcagtAGAGTTTGGGGGCTACAATTAGACCGGACCTCAGAACTTGGAAGAAAGATAAAGGTCAAGTTTCTTTGGGCATTTGCCTCATTATACTTGCATTCATACAGATACCCTCACAAATAAAGGATCTTTCATAATCTTTTCTTCATGTAAGTTGATGATTATTGACTGGTATCATTATAACAGCTATCATTTAGGAAGAAATCTTGAATGGCTTATTAATATTTAGATTTAGGTTCTAATTCCATAATAGCACCAATGAAAATATACTGTAAACTTTAAAGTGCTAATAATTATGCAGTTCCCTTCCTGTTACCTC
The nucleotide sequence above comes from Canis lupus dingo isolate Sandy chromosome X, ASM325472v2, whole genome shotgun sequence. Encoded proteins:
- the RAB9B gene encoding ras-related protein Rab-9B isoform X2 yields the protein MSGKSLLLKVILLGDGGVGKSSLMNRYVTNKFDSQAFHTIGVEFLNRDLEVDGRFVTLQIWDTAGQERFKSLRTPFYRGADCCLLTFSVDDRQSFENLGNWQKEFIYYADVKDPEHFPFVVLGNKVDKEDRQVTTEEAQAWCMENGDYPYLETSAKDDTNVTVAFEEAVRQVLAVEEQLEHCMLGHTIDLNSGSKAGSSCC
- the RAB9B gene encoding ras-related protein Rab-9B isoform X1 gives rise to the protein MAEPGCETSSEECLGTKEPREAEPETPKRKKPRRQCHRRCRRSRSDSFAIYFPRVLKQVDEGLSLSQKAVSIMDSFVKDIFERIADEASRLARSTKRSTITSREIQTAVRLLLPGEIGKYAVSEATKALMRTLKRIKQQGKEKTKIVAKTQLGSLGYKLLPIWCCNNEWEILALKGVEFLNRDLEVDGRFVTLQIWDTAGQERFKSLRTPFYRGADCCLLTFSVDDRQSFENLGNWQKEFIYYADVKDPEHFPFVVLGNKVDKEDRQVTTEEAQAWCMENGDYPYLETSAKDDTNVTVAFEEAVRQVLAVEEQLEHCMLGHTIDLNSGSKAGSSCC